From one Populus alba chromosome 17, ASM523922v2, whole genome shotgun sequence genomic stretch:
- the LOC118060429 gene encoding BTB/POZ and TAZ domain-containing protein 3, with translation MASPDVDSPWLCAANESFGGCFNMQIEEIKSANVLNVLEAPSSSMSDTCNIPKPPPYPNKTSKAANNCKRILETCSVPREIKDVWDRLFKEAYSADVYVITVSKSYIPAHCNVLSISSPVLGNILQRSKVKDGIRYIKILGVPCEAVYMFIRFLYSSCYEEDEMKKFVLHLMVLSHSYSIPSLKRVCIDFLEQDYLTKENVIDVLQLARSCNAPRLSFICVRMVVKDLKTISSTEGWKVMKRANPALEQELVESVVEADSRKQERLRKIEERKVYLQLYEAMEALLHICRDGCRTIGPSDKMLKGSQVPCNFPACKGLESLVRHFSNCKTRVPRGCVHCKRMWQLLELHSRMCNDPDCCKVPLCRHFKEKMQQQTKKDEAKWNLLVSKVIAAKNAMGPFSARPVDLF, from the exons ATGGCTTCACCAGATGTCGATTCTCCTTGGCTCTGTGCTGCTAATGAATCTTTTGGTGGATGTTTCAATATGCAAATAGAGGAGATCAAATCAGCCAATGTTTTAAATGTGCTGGAAGCTCCCTCATCTTCTATGTCTGATACCTGTAATATCCCTAAGCCACCACCTTATCCTAATAAAACATCTAAAGCAGCCAACAATTGTAAAAGGATTTTAGAGACTTGCTCTGTGCCACGGGAAATTAAAGATGTATGGGACAGGCTATTCAAGGAAGCATATAGTGCAGATGTCTACGTTATCACTGTTAGCAAATCATATATTCCAGCTCATTGCAATGTTCTG AGTATTTCATCACCTGTGCTAGGGAATATCCTGCAGCGTTCAAAAGTTAAAGATGGTATTAGATACATCAAAATTCTTGGTGTACCTTGTGAAGCCGTCTACATGTTCATCCGGTTTTTGTACTCATCCTG CTATGAAGAGGATGAGATGAAGAAGTTCGTTCTCCATCTGATGGTTTTATCACACTCATACTCAATCCCATCACTGAAAAGAGTTTGTATAGACTTTCTGGAGCAGGATTATCTGACCAAGGAAAATGTGATAGACGTGCTTCAGTTAGCAAGGAGCTGCAATGCACCACGACTCTCCTTCATTTGTGTTCGTATGGTTGTGAAGGACTTGAAAACTATATCATCAACTGAAGGTTGGAAGGTTATGAAGCGTGCTAACCCTGCCCTCGAACAAGAGCTTGTAGAATCTGTTGTTGAAGCAGATTCG AGAAAACAAGAGAGGTTGAGGAaaatagaagagagaaaagtgTACTTGCAACTGTATGAAGCGATGGAGGCTCTCCTTCACATATGCAGGGACGGGTGTAGGACAATTGGACCTAGTGACAAAATGCTTAAAGGAAGCCAAGTTCCCTGCAACTTTCCTGCTTGCAAAGGACTTGAGTCCTTGGTTCGTCATTTCTCTAATTGTAAGACTCGGGTTCCCAGGGGCTGTGTTCACTGCAAACGCATGTGGCAGCTTCTTGAACTGCATTCTCGCATGTGCAACGACCCAGATTGCTGCAAGGTCCCACTTTGTAG GCATTTCAAGGAGAAAATGCAGCAGCAAACGAAGAAAGACGAAGCTAAGTGGAATCTGCTGGTCAGCAAAGTAATAGCAGCAAAGAACGCAATGGGGCCCTTCTCAGCTCGCCCTGTAGATCTATTCTGA